The Alosa sapidissima isolate fAloSap1 chromosome 8, fAloSap1.pri, whole genome shotgun sequence genome segment cagctttattcagttacccgcagttgaaactaaactgcaagtttccctcacaaactctgatttggtcgctatactgtagcttattcccagctgagccgtttatgagtgtttagtcctaaatgaaaacgattcatactctctagccactcactcgcaattcactgacgtcaggttcacttaaaggagccacatactgtagggctaggctactgttatgttgactgctgtactattgaggactattatgagttctgtccatcatttggtggtaggtaaaattacagcaatagaattatgcttattaaatgctttccccaaatcacttttcacaatttttttttaagagtaatattatcggttatcgtatcggtatcggccacaacaaaccaaaaatatcggttatcgttattggccctaaaattccatatcggtgcatctctacacaggacatattattattaaaacattcagagaatccagagaaatctttgcaaacaagggaaagagctgaaaaacaaattggatggccgtggtcttttggaccttagatggcactgcatcaacacccgacctgtttccagacctgtcattgtatgggctcaggaagaCCTTTGATAActattgtctatgtgcacagtttgatactcaattaaaaaactgcagccaaaattgtaacagccaaaattgtattgagacatcaTACAGAAAATAacaccgtcttatctgggcctgaacttgtttaaaatggactgaggtaacatggaaaaaggtcctgtggttagaccaatcaaaatttggcATTCTTTTTCGGAAATcttggactcatctgggctaaataGGAGAGGGGCTATCCAAGTAtacaacctatccaacttgttttagttctcagttcgaaacccaacatctatgacggtgtggaggagcattagtgccttcagcatgggcatcttgtacatttggcaaagcacaatcaattctgaatgatgcatacatgttttgagcaacatatactgccatccagacaatgtcttttccagggaagaccttgaatatttcaggaaaacaattccaaaatgaattctgcacatatctaaatagtatttctccatagaggaagagtccaggtacaaaaatggcctgtctgcagtccagatgtcaaattaggtgcataatggaatgaaaatcatggctaagaataccccatactgttgggCAACTGACATCCTATATAGGGGAGTAATGGGAAAACATTTAATTCTCAAaactcctcagttcctaaacatttacagaatgttgttaaatgaagaggtgaagcagcacagtgtttTAAACAAGCTatacatgctcccgtcccaaccttctttgaaacatgttgctgtcacatgtcaaataaaaaaataacatatatttttcatgaaatagtcgaaatctttattttcaacatttgatatgttgtctatgtcctatTTGCTGCTAGATATgagtttacgagacttgtatattatcactatatatattatattatcttatattatagtatattatctgtttttatttgcattttacgaaacatcccaactttttctgttttggggttgtaattTGTATGATATTCTTTTTTACTCATTAagcaccctgcacacacacacacatacagtgccaCCGACGTAGGCTACCCTGGTTGTAGCGCGTTCACTTTGGCCTGTAGAATGAATCGGTACAAAGTAGGTATAATGGTGCAAAGTTGGTATTAAATTGAATTCAAAGTGGcattaaaaaggtcttaaaaccTTTTGAATTTGACTCTTATTTAAGTTGGACGATTGTGGGGGTACCCTGATCAAAACTTTCTTGTAAACTAAAGTTTTTAAATACAGCTGTTCACTCGATTCCAAAGAAATTTACATCCATATCTGTTTTACCCTGTCACTGTCAGCGCAGTCATTGGTTGTATTAAATGCATTGCTTTATCGGCTATATAAAGCCCGCCCCATGCCGGTTAACTGTTTGTGATTGGAGCCTGGGTTTTTGGAACATTGTGAAATAGGTGCCTTGCCAgactgacctgcagagcaaattcaaatatgCTAACAGGTTTGCctgggttctcccaggctaACTGACCCGGtcacattataataatttgaAAATGCAAACAAGTTCTAAGAATACACTTGTCTTGTTCAGTGTCCTCTTACCAAAGGGCAAACAGCAGGAATACAGAAGCAGGGCAATGTGGACAACTGAAACAAGACCTGCTTCAAGCGGTCATGTTAAGAGTCAGATTCTCTACTCTTGTGTTAGTGATTCTCTTGGGAAGTAATTATGGAATATTTGAGCTGTGTCATAGttttggaacacacacacacacacacaacactagaGACAAGATTTCATTTATTTGGTCTCCATCCTGTGATAGTATTCAGATTCAGGCAGTTTAACCTGAAGGATTTAGTCTtaatacacaatgatgatcactGGTATATCTATTGCTCTAAATTGGTGCCAATGATAATACTGACATCCTATGGGTTATTTTTGGATCTTCCCTGGAGTTCTGGAAACATACAATTTAATTCATCTGGCGAAGAAGACACAAAACAAGTAATAGAACACCGAAAGAGAATCATTAATCTTTGATGGCCTGTCGCTTTAAGTTCTCTGAGAAACCAATGgccttgagagagagaaagagagagagagagagagagaccgacagATGTAGTCATGTGCAGACGCTTTTTCTGAGCGTCTGGAGcagaagagacagagggagaatgGTATGTGCTTTTGCTCCTTTGTTAAAGAGGTCATAATTGTTTTATTTCTATTTCATTTTGACTTTAATATGCAGTTATGTGTTGAAAAGTCATGCAGGGCTGATATAGTAAATGTGATGTTTTAGTTTTTCTGTCATCACCCACAATTTTGtccatctctttcttcctctctctcatccctacAGTAAGCCATGCTTCTATGTCTTTGTTTgatcctgctgctgctctggtCCTGTCCATGCACCTGTGCAGATATAACCTCCACCTGTCCCATTGGCTGCTGTTGTCCCCAACCTGGTGCCATGGTCCTTTGTGAATTTTTGGGTCTTAGGTCACTCCCACATTCTGTCCCCATCAACACCTCTGTTCTCTCCATGGCCCATAATTTGATCTGCAATATGGATCATCTCCTAcagccttttttgggcctgcaagAGTTAAGTCTCAGTCACAACCAGCTGGACCACTTCCCACGTGGCCTGCCCTCCAGCTTGGAGAGTCTGCAGCTTCAAGAGAACCTTATTACCTACATCACCACTGGAGCTCTAAGACAACTAGGAAATCTCATCCGACTTGATTTAGAGGATAATCGCATTCGAGCCATCCAGCCTGGTGCATTATTAGGCTTGAGTAAGCTGAAAATGCTCATTCTAAAGGGCAACCGGCTGTCAAGCATGCCCCTCTACATGCCTCCTTCTCTGACCCACTTAGATGTGTCAGCCAACTGCATTTTGGCACTGGAAGTACCCTCTCTTGTCAGACTTGTTCACCTGCAAATCTTAAAAATCAACAGTAACTGTTTACAGACTATCCCTGAAAGTACATTTGACAGTCTCCCTCGCCTCTACTCTGTGGAGCTAGCTAATAACCTTtgggtgtgtgaatgtgatatCATATACTTGTACCACTGGCTGAAGAGTGGCAGACTCAGAACGGCTGCAGATCTGGTGTGTACTGCACCACTCCATTTGGCACATAAAATGCTTGCCACACTTTCTATCACAATGATATGTCcagggaaacaagcagaagTCGTCACATATAAAAATGCAATAACTGATCTGGAGAGTTCAAGGTCTGAAGGCAAGGCTGACTCTGAATCACCAGTAAAAATGACTCAAGCCCTGACAGAACTCCACCAAAACTCACTGCAAACTCCAATAAAAAGTGGAAAACTAATTATCTCAGAAGAAATCGTTAAGGACACACCTTACTATACAGACTTTTCAACTACCCGCTTCTTGGCAAACTCCTACTCTTTAGGAGGCTTAACCTATGAAGACTGCCTGTCTTTGAATAAGTCGGAAAAAACACCCAGCACCCCATTTCCAGAGATGGAGACAAGTTGCTTAGAACAGTCCACAGGACAGCCAGCAACCTTGTCTTCTGCAGTCCAGCCAGCCAGCACTCCTTTTTCTGCTGGTGAGAGTAGTAtccactcctctccttcctcttctagAGTCTATTTCCATCCAAGAGGCAGGGAAGTTGTCACAGTTCTCTCTATACTCTGTCTGCTGACAGGCCTCCTGTTAATAGGTATATTACTGCTACTGAAAATGGCCCTACTGCAAAATCAAAGAGTATTTCCCATGCAACAGTCTTAAGTCTTGACAATGACAAGAAAATATAGATTGAATCATAAACTACTACAAATCAAGGTCCATTTACAGTGCATATACACAATAAAGCTGTGTATACATCATGGCAACGAAAGGTTCACAATGTATAGTCAAAGACCATTTTAGACACACTGTTGACAGTTATTGTTGAACCCAACCTATCATCAACTAACACATTATGAAGGGGTGTAGTAAATTAGTGACCAAGAGTGTTAAGTTGTGTAATTTCAAACTTGTGTTTACTTGTAGGACTAAAACTGTGTAAAGTTCTAGAGCTGTTTTTTGTCCTAATTAGTTATTTAGGTTAATCCAGCAATTAATCCATACCCATGCATAAACCCACTTTGGTGTCAGAGCTCAGTGGACCAGTACTTAAACCCTCTAGCTCTAAATGGGGACCCAGTGCgtttaaaaagacaaaaaaactatggagtgaggattgtctcaaaattatttaaatatatataaaaggatatatatacacatatacatacatttataaatatccaaatacaaaatacaaatataaaactgtgacatacaaataaataaacaaatttatataaataaacgtgtctttgtaaatatattttcgagatttgaaaataaatatgcttgactttgtatgtggaatctgcatttgtgaatctcctttttgcttttatgttgatgacgtaattttgaggcattcctactgcacaccaagatccaaaaataaataccactagatttgaatgcgaagacaccctccactgaacaaccagcagatggcagtgttgtacaACATGTCTTATCAactattattacacggctcttcagagtgctgcagaaagttccattcacatgaatgggccttcccaacgttcgggcctatgttaaatctatttattatacggctcttcgcaatacaagtagaatgctccattgacttgaatgggatttccgaaagttctagcggtcattatttcttgggaaaggacctctgaaaacaagaatgatcgctgtcaatggcaacggagtttgcgcttggaatttcattcaaaagtgaaagcagacggttgatcagctgtgttctaaagaatgtttgattcaagttcagcgaactatttgtttctcagcaaaagccacgacgaaacggtaacaaataagtgtaaagagacatatcatggagtttattttttcgttttggcaagtagccgtataataagcgggataatgtatagaacgccggtcattatgggaaaataagtcccttcagggcgctGGCgcatcggggtccggttcgccctgtcaggacttattttccccataatgaccggcgttctatacattatcccttacataaatccccggcaaagtatatattcaccgctgtcaatggcaacgggttgattaacgtcatACGGgtttcatatccctccgcaagaattccgttcgcttattgcaatggaatttcattgaaagggaaagtaagctagtaagacgttgccacgcaacacctgaaactgtcaagttctatctgtgtggcgaactatttattttgtcagcggaagacatgaaacggtagcaaaatcatttttaaagattcattgtgttaggtttcttttctcgttttggcaagtagccgtgtaataagcgggataatgtattgtccgccggtaattagcctatcagaaaataagtcccttcagcagggttgccaactctcacgcatctgGCGTGACACTCACGCTTTCAGCACCAATCTCACGCTCTCAGCACACGCAAGAAATGACCACAGCATTGTTTCTAAATGACAAGATACGAGTTTAAGGCATACATATGTCTAGACCAACAGCAGGTAGGTCTAATATCCGCCTACAAGGTTCTCAGCGcagttttctctgattgttgatTAGTTGACTAGGCGGTCCGCGACACCTTCACAGAACACTGCTATTTAGACATGAGGCAGACCAACACAAAGTGTGGCCCCCCATTATTCTCTAGGAACTAGGCTACTcgcgaagtaggcctagcctcaCAAACATCACATGAAATAACATTTTCTCATCTTTTATAAGGTGCTATAGCCGCTATTTGCTGcgataaacggttcgcgagaaaattaactttcaacaaataatcatattagGCTACTATAGCTCTGCACTCATTTCAATTCATATAaggtggaatatctcacaaacttttcgttcaacacatggcaaaccgtaaaccagaataaacagcagaccttaccgaacacaaaggtgtagcctaatgcaatcccctgtacaataagccgttccagagtaatccggttttgaaatggtAGAAAATTTCTATATGGTCTCCAATTTTGGGCTTTAGGtgtcttaaagctgagctgtccTTAAATACCTACAtatgtgtaaatattaaaatcagaggataatacagctcatggctaagagtttgtcgatgtagccataatgatttgttttcacaaaatgctaggcatgcatgtatttaagtgtcttaaaaaagtgtgcttatattggtcaatgcataatttcataacaggccaaatagaaaagaaatgttaaatgttaaatatagcctagacataatattaaaatcagatgatgtccctgctgaaaaaaacagcctgaccagctaaaggtggtttgctggttgaccagcttgttaaccagcttgtttgaccaccctatgatggttgaccagctagactagcaaatctcttgcgaaaacataccttcagctggtttacacctaacgatggtaattcagctggttttgcttgtcgtaccacttcaagctggtcattttagctggtgttgctggtctacactgctggtttaactggccgtgccagcttatgttggtcaaaccagcatgaccatcttacaccaacaatgtcaagcttggcaggctggtcaccagcatgaccatcttgcaccagctgtatcccacacgacaggctggtcaaaccagcatgaccagcttcctcagatggtcacgccagcatatctAGCTGGTggtccaaccagctacaccagcaaagaccagcaagagctgtaAGAAAACCatcaaagaccagctaaaaccagctaccagcataagctggtttctagctgtttttttcagcaggggtaggatagtatagagttagataaagttggatggctccagaactcacaccagTGGATTGGGTCTTAAAGGAGACACACCACTCTGTCTACCTTTAGATTTGTTGCTACTGGGCATGAAGGGCAGgccaattatgagttctgtccaacattgatgggcaggggggcccttttcatgtctgtgcccaggggcccagtggctcataatccTTCCATGCCACAGGGTTAAAACACTGGTCTTGTTTTCAAGTGCAATCAATAATTTAATTGTACACTTTGAGGAAACTTTTCCATTCTattagtttttaaaaaaaaacataaatcaggGATTAAAAGTCAGgggacagacatttttaaaattaggtTTAGGGAAACATGTAACGCACACGCACTATGACTTCACAAAATCTCACTGCAGCCAAACAcccaaagttggcaaccctgcccttcaggtcgaagcaaaacccctccgctgcgtgtcggggttctgttctccctgtcgggacttattttctgataataaCGTTAACAGCTAGCTTCTAGCTTCTAGCTAAACAGCTGGAGCCTGTTCAGCTTTGTTGGTGCCTGCACAAAACACATTAAGTTAAGATTTCCCTTAAAATCCGATTTAGGGCCCCCTTAAAATAATATGTAGTTTTCCCTAAAGTTATTGTGTCTTGCAACTCAAGTGACAGGCTGTGTTCGTGTTCGCTGTTTTACAGATGTTGCAGATCTTATGTTACAGATGTTAACATAGCTTCTAGGTTAACGTAATGTGAGAGCCAGCTCAGCTAAGATTGCTATCTGACAGACTGCCATTAATGTCAATAttgggtaacactccataataaggtgccataataaatagcaaactagtaattacctaaccctttgttaatatttgttaattgttactaaaatatctatttggcacaagttaatagttttttcatcattaattaaatattagttgtttgcataaaatctgtatgttaatgttttaacaaatctattaactaatattgtattaatatttgttaatagttaactaaatgtctttttggcactaattaacagttatttcttacatcatttaaatgttaaatgtgtatttacaaactatatactaatataaaagttaatgacatattattatttatctagcttttctgattagctttgtggagaaagctttatggtttatggctttattatcttgtggggtgtataagctaccctactgccagtggttggttgtgtgagagtttgcacacctcttcttccacttcatccttattggatacctttgtggttggctgtcctgtaattggtgaccctctgtctagtgtttgaaagtagtgtactctttgcctttggaagtactatttggttgctgcttgaatttggtgaaattcaggggagggggtgtaacagagttagaaatgtagtttagtgtttgtatgtgattttcgccgtaattaaCCAGCTTTATTGaaattggtgttttggagccccctttggagaaacggtatactgcacctctgctgcgttttgtccttgtattgttgccatagctgatcagaagcggtatcctttgcattgggtaggttgactgtataaagcacTCATTCTTAggatttgggtgcaattctagcaacttagagaacgtttattaatgttttcattatgaccacgagttcatacacatgagtctaacgtgactagctgtaaactctgctagcaactttccatgcattcagtgtagttaAGCTTAGTGCtcatggaaagtgcaattcagtctagcaggaaatgaatgtacatttagtttagcattatgtttatgcattacctccgtatggtctacgtctgtgagtgtttagtgagtctcacaatattaataaactcgttctgtgcacctgaacattccatgttgcacgtctcccttgctagtagggctgacagtgatggtataggaatcatgcatgtaatatagcccattcaactacttatttttattttgcttgtgcagatgctgttttatgtatgccagtgcctgaaggcatgttttgttttaacttttcctaaaggaataaatgtgataagccagttttggtctcagtcccttcaccgtctgactaatagttatatattactaatatattaataaagcttaaccaactttattataagggtcccccatactgatagttatatattactaatatattaattaagcttaaccaactttattataaggggccccacactgatagctatatactactaatatattaaaggtctcattcaccgagaaaccgtttaatacttgttcctttcgaaatactatagctcactccaagttgcatatgcatgctgcacgtgaaaatgatcttctacctccattgcccgcattagccaatgaaagaaaatacacggaaaaacaagcgaatcagaaaaagCCTTTCCCTGTGACGCCGCAGGGAAAACAATTATTCATGGCCtagcccaccttggcttgtgaccgcccacAGGAAGACAGGAAGATTTTGGCTAggagattgtctctctgcagctagtaggagctaacagcaagttgttaACATGGCGGAGCAAATtcgtgcctgtgttatttgtggcaataacacatcaatgttgcatgtcttgccttagaaagaagagttgaggaagaaatggttggaatttatcgttggaacaccaccaccgaagtatagtgcaacattagttctgtgttccaataattttgaccacactcactgtgcctgcctacagttagaaagtggttttgcatcgatgttctgaaaacctggaccTGTACGTCacgacgatcgaccaccagctcacaggctgtaagtacaaacaaacttttccacctaacgactgttacaaaatagcatgttcatattcttcgttagcatgcatgaaaagggcacaagctaggcttaggctagcctatattacaggaagctacaccaggcacgtaactgaagtgttctgttcgcgacgtgtaaaatcagagaatgtctaataggaagggctctggtaaaatccattagagcaatggtctatttttttgaaCGCAGCCTACTGGCC includes the following:
- the LOC121715643 gene encoding leucine-rich repeat-containing protein 4C; amino-acid sequence: MLLCLCLILLLLWSCPCTCADITSTCPIGCCCPQPGAMVLCEFLGLRSLPHSVPINTSVLSMAHNLICNMDHLLQPFLGLQELSLSHNQLDHFPRGLPSSLESLQLQENLITYITTGALRQLGNLIRLDLEDNRIRAIQPGALLGLSKLKMLILKGNRLSSMPLYMPPSLTHLDVSANCILALEVPSLVRLVHLQILKINSNCLQTIPESTFDSLPRLYSVELANNLWVCECDIIYLYHWLKSGRLRTAADLVCTAPLHLAHKMLATLSITMICPGKQAEVVTYKNAITDLESSRSEGKADSESPVKMTQALTELHQNSLQTPIKSGKLIISEEIVKDTPYYTDFSTTRFLANSYSLGGLTYEDCLSLNKSEKTPSTPFPEMETSCLEQSTGQPATLSSAVQPASTPFSAVRKWFCIDVLKTWTFQFAIQMYTQIFVVFHYLHLFPHDGDSVQLCSSPPKVYYHLFGLAWPHLRLLSQQNRLYGVEGTGEVEEHYSHCTTSFIQVVVGSLKQVDDGIFNTNLTLIGKLQWVH